One part of the Mycobacteriales bacterium genome encodes these proteins:
- a CDS encoding lysylphosphatidylglycerol synthase transmembrane domain-containing protein: protein MTITCERGGVPDPVRDAVSAPPSRSGGKQIRTALLWVGGAATCGLLGWQLHTVDLSTLGSMRAGWVALVVAAMVLSLLGAAYNLIGFTPTRLPVRRTVAVQTAASFTRVLTPSGMGGNVVNAQYLRRHGTPTPLAVACVAIAQLGQFAMTIVLVALIGLATGSGTGLGSHVPVVAAVLGGLVLLAGALVVVGRRVPRVGALLDGPRASLAMLVEHARRRPLMVAIGLGGSLLLTVALVGALEASVHSFGGNVSLLTVAVVFLTGSAVGSIVPTPGGIGAVESSLIAGLTAAGLASAIAVPAVLLFRLVTVWLPLPIGWASLRSLRRRGHL from the coding sequence ATGACCATCACCTGCGAGCGGGGCGGCGTCCCGGACCCGGTCCGGGACGCCGTCTCTGCACCACCATCGCGATCGGGTGGCAAGCAGATCCGTACGGCGCTCCTGTGGGTCGGCGGCGCCGCGACCTGCGGGCTCCTCGGCTGGCAGTTGCACACCGTCGACCTCTCGACGCTCGGGTCGATGCGTGCCGGGTGGGTCGCGCTCGTGGTGGCCGCGATGGTGCTGTCCCTGCTGGGCGCCGCGTACAACCTCATCGGCTTCACCCCGACCAGACTCCCGGTCCGCCGGACCGTGGCGGTCCAGACGGCGGCGTCGTTCACCCGGGTGCTCACCCCGTCGGGCATGGGCGGCAACGTGGTCAATGCGCAGTACCTGCGGCGCCACGGCACCCCGACCCCGCTGGCCGTGGCGTGCGTGGCGATCGCGCAGCTGGGCCAGTTCGCGATGACGATCGTGCTGGTCGCGCTGATCGGGCTGGCCACCGGCTCGGGCACCGGCCTCGGCAGCCATGTTCCGGTCGTGGCCGCGGTCCTCGGCGGGCTCGTGCTGCTCGCCGGCGCGCTCGTCGTGGTGGGCCGGCGGGTGCCGCGGGTCGGCGCGCTGCTCGACGGACCTCGGGCCAGCCTAGCGATGCTGGTCGAGCACGCCCGGCGGCGGCCGCTGATGGTCGCGATCGGGCTGGGCGGCTCGCTCCTGCTCACGGTCGCTCTCGTCGGCGCGCTGGAGGCGAGCGTCCACTCGTTCGGCGGGAACGTCAGCCTGCTCACGGTCGCCGTGGTGTTCCTGACCGGGTCCGCGGTCGGCTCGATCGTCCCGACCCCCGGCGGGATCGGCGCCGTCGAATCGTCGCTGATCGCCGGGCTCACCGCGGCCGGGCTGGCCTCGGCGATCGCCGTACCGGCGGTCCTGCTGTTCCGGCTGGTGACGGTGTGGCTGCCGCTGCCGATCGGCTGGGCGTCGCTGCGTTCGCTACGCCGGCGCGGACACCTGTGA
- a CDS encoding DMT family transporter, translated as MTALALVAAVAAALCYAVAAALEQIQAEADRGRDVVRSFLLWRLMHQRRWLLGFGIGGLGAGLHLLAVALAPLALVQPIVVLTVVFAVPLGAALRRRRPTKTEMVAAIAVAAGLAIVVTTVRTTAEVPRPAGGSVALAAVVVATCVTLILLVAARVSGSARTVLLAGAAAALLGLGSALARTLLASDLSWATIVAWGTPLLAGCAIAGTSLEQTAYKSGRLAVTVAVMTVIDPLVAIGIGAGALGQPVRFTMPAITALAAAMVVTGVITLARHTFPAVPAAQPEPARRAVVPVGATR; from the coding sequence ATGACCGCACTTGCTCTCGTCGCGGCGGTCGCGGCGGCGCTCTGTTACGCGGTCGCTGCGGCTCTCGAGCAGATCCAGGCCGAGGCCGACCGGGGCCGCGACGTCGTCCGCTCATTCCTGCTCTGGCGACTGATGCACCAGCGCCGCTGGCTGCTCGGATTCGGCATCGGCGGTCTCGGCGCCGGGCTGCACCTGCTGGCCGTCGCCCTCGCGCCGCTCGCACTCGTCCAGCCGATCGTCGTCCTGACGGTGGTGTTCGCCGTACCGCTGGGTGCGGCCCTGCGCCGCCGCCGACCGACCAAGACCGAGATGGTCGCCGCGATCGCCGTGGCGGCGGGGCTTGCGATCGTCGTGACGACGGTACGGACGACTGCGGAGGTTCCCCGGCCGGCGGGGGGTTCGGTCGCACTTGCCGCCGTCGTCGTCGCCACCTGCGTCACCTTGATCCTGCTGGTGGCCGCACGGGTCTCCGGCTCTGCGCGCACCGTTCTCCTCGCCGGTGCGGCCGCGGCGCTGTTGGGTCTCGGCTCGGCGCTGGCCCGCACGCTGCTGGCCTCCGACCTGTCGTGGGCGACGATCGTCGCGTGGGGTACGCCGCTGCTCGCCGGCTGCGCGATCGCCGGAACCTCGCTGGAGCAGACGGCGTACAAGTCCGGGCGACTCGCGGTCACCGTCGCGGTGATGACGGTGATCGACCCCCTGGTGGCGATCGGGATCGGCGCCGGCGCGCTCGGCCAGCCCGTCCGGTTCACGATGCCCGCGATCACCGCGCTGGCCGCCGCAATGGTGGTGACCGGCGTGATCACCCTCGCGCGGCACACCTTCCCGGCGGTGCCCGCAGCCCAGCCCGAGCCGGCGCGGCGCGCCGTCGTTCCGGTGGGGGCAACACGATGA
- a CDS encoding VOC family protein, translated as MAAVSVRYIVHDIDAAIAFYCERLGFREVMHPAPAFAMLVRGDLRLLLSSPGVPGGPGGGSQAMPDGTRPEPGGWNRISLEVSDLAAQVDALRRAGVHFRNDIVTGVGGNQILLDDPSGNPVELFEPTLPEAAQSSS; from the coding sequence GTGGCCGCCGTCAGCGTCCGCTACATCGTTCACGACATCGATGCCGCGATCGCGTTCTACTGCGAGCGGCTCGGTTTCCGCGAGGTGATGCACCCAGCTCCGGCCTTCGCCATGCTCGTGCGGGGTGACCTGCGTCTCCTGCTCAGTTCGCCGGGTGTTCCGGGTGGGCCCGGCGGTGGGTCCCAGGCGATGCCCGACGGGACGCGTCCGGAGCCGGGTGGGTGGAACCGGATCTCGCTCGAGGTGTCCGACCTCGCGGCGCAGGTCGACGCACTGCGCCGGGCCGGGGTGCACTTCCGCAACGACATCGTGACCGGCGTCGGCGGTAACCAGATCCTGCTCGACGACCCGTCCGGCAACCCCGTCGAGCTGTTCGAACCGACGTTGCCCGAGGCGGCGCAGTCCTCGTCCTGA
- a CDS encoding TatD family hydrolase produces MPPPAPQPLPADAVDSHCHLDAMGCRDDADVARVVAAAQAVGIRRVVTVGDTIASSRWCAETAAGHPDVHAAVAVHPNEVGELTEDGYAELARLAALPQVRAVGETGLDYYWGRVDPAEQKAAFRRHIALAKDVGKPLVIHDRDAHDDVLAILDEEGAPRATVMHCFSGDRALAQRCVDAGYVLSFAGTVTFKNAPALREAAAVVPPGQLLAETDAPFLTPMPYRGRPNAPYLLPLTIGVLAEVTGRPLAELCATMIRTAEALFGPF; encoded by the coding sequence GTGCCGCCGCCGGCGCCGCAGCCGTTGCCCGCCGACGCGGTCGACTCGCACTGCCACCTCGACGCGATGGGCTGCCGGGACGACGCCGACGTGGCCCGCGTGGTCGCGGCGGCGCAGGCGGTGGGGATTCGACGGGTGGTGACCGTCGGCGACACCATAGCCAGCTCACGCTGGTGCGCGGAAACGGCGGCCGGTCATCCCGACGTCCACGCCGCGGTCGCCGTGCACCCCAATGAGGTCGGGGAGCTGACCGAGGACGGCTACGCCGAGTTGGCCCGGCTGGCAGCGCTTCCGCAGGTTCGCGCCGTGGGGGAAACCGGGCTCGACTACTACTGGGGACGAGTCGACCCCGCGGAGCAGAAGGCGGCCTTCCGGCGGCACATCGCGCTGGCGAAGGACGTCGGCAAGCCGCTGGTGATCCACGACCGCGACGCGCACGACGACGTACTGGCGATCCTCGACGAAGAGGGCGCACCGCGCGCGACGGTCATGCACTGTTTCTCCGGGGACCGCGCGCTGGCGCAACGTTGTGTCGACGCCGGTTACGTGCTCAGCTTCGCCGGCACGGTGACGTTCAAGAACGCACCCGCGCTGCGGGAGGCGGCGGCGGTGGTCCCGCCGGGGCAGCTGCTCGCGGAGACCGACGCACCGTTTCTCACCCCGATGCCCTACCGCGGACGGCCCAATGCTCCGTATCTTCTGCCGCTCACGATCGGCGTGCTCGCCGAAGTGACAGGCAGGCCGCTGGCCGAGCTCTGCGCGACGATGATCCGTACGGCCGAGGCTCTTTTCGGCCCCTTCTGA
- the metG gene encoding methionine--tRNA ligase — MTSGRHILTAVAWPYASGPRHIGHVAGFGVPSDVFSRYQRMAGNRVLMVSGTDEHGTPILVAADKEGVPPQELADRYNRLIAEDLQSLGLSYDLFTRTTTRNHEAVAQEIFLGLYKNGYVFPKTTMGAISPSTGRTLPDRYIEGTCPICGYPDARGDQCDNCGNQLDPIDLINPRSRINGEEPTFVETEHFFLDLPAFADALEEWLRSRQGWRPNVLKFSLNLLADLKPRAYTRDLDWGVRVPLDGWRDRPDKRIYVWFDAVVGYLSASIEWARRSGDPDAWRAWWQNPDARSYYFMGKDNIVFHAEIWPAQLLGYDGEGARGGTPGSLGRLSLPDEIISSEFLTMEARKFSSSRGVGILVRDFLSRYDPDALRYYLAVAGPETHDTDFTWSEFLRRNNDELVAGWGNLVNRSVSMAAKNIGSVPEPGELSDVDREILAASRHSFDTVGGLLAKSRQKAAITEVMRVVGDANKYLSDQAPWKLRTSDPARMESVLHVALQLVDDCKVMLTPFLPHSAQRVHELLGNTGRWTSSPELREVDEEGGRRYSILTGDYDTEARWESTPIRPGTPLRPPTPVFTKLDPSIVDEELARLTDRA, encoded by the coding sequence ATGACCAGCGGGAGGCACATTCTCACGGCCGTCGCCTGGCCCTACGCCAGCGGACCGCGCCACATCGGGCACGTCGCGGGCTTCGGGGTCCCGTCCGACGTCTTCAGCCGCTACCAGCGGATGGCCGGCAACCGCGTCCTCATGGTCAGCGGGACCGATGAGCACGGAACGCCGATCCTCGTCGCCGCCGACAAGGAGGGCGTGCCGCCGCAGGAGCTCGCCGACCGCTACAACCGGCTCATCGCCGAAGATCTGCAGTCGCTCGGGCTGTCCTACGACCTGTTCACCCGCACGACGACTCGTAATCACGAGGCGGTGGCGCAGGAGATCTTCCTCGGCCTCTACAAGAACGGCTACGTCTTCCCGAAGACCACGATGGGCGCGATCTCCCCGTCGACGGGGCGCACCCTGCCGGACCGTTACATCGAGGGGACCTGCCCGATCTGCGGCTACCCCGACGCCCGCGGCGACCAGTGCGACAACTGCGGCAACCAGCTCGATCCGATCGACCTCATCAACCCGAGATCGCGGATCAACGGCGAGGAGCCGACTTTCGTCGAGACCGAGCATTTCTTCCTCGATCTGCCGGCGTTCGCCGACGCTCTCGAGGAGTGGCTGCGGTCGCGGCAGGGCTGGCGGCCCAACGTGCTGAAGTTCTCGCTCAATCTGCTCGCCGACCTCAAGCCCCGCGCCTACACCCGCGACCTGGACTGGGGCGTGCGGGTGCCGCTGGACGGCTGGCGGGACCGCCCGGACAAGCGCATCTACGTCTGGTTCGACGCCGTGGTCGGCTACCTGTCGGCGTCGATCGAATGGGCCCGGCGCAGCGGCGATCCCGATGCCTGGCGGGCCTGGTGGCAAAACCCCGACGCGCGGTCCTACTACTTCATGGGCAAGGACAACATCGTCTTCCACGCCGAGATCTGGCCGGCGCAGCTGCTCGGCTACGACGGTGAAGGCGCCCGGGGCGGTACGCCGGGATCCCTCGGCCGCCTCAGCCTGCCCGACGAAATCATCTCGAGCGAGTTCCTCACCATGGAGGCCAGGAAGTTCTCGTCGTCGCGCGGCGTGGGCATCCTGGTGCGCGACTTCCTCTCCCGCTACGACCCCGACGCGTTGCGCTATTACCTCGCGGTCGCGGGACCCGAGACGCATGACACGGACTTCACCTGGTCGGAATTCCTGCGTCGCAACAACGACGAACTCGTCGCCGGGTGGGGCAACCTCGTCAACCGCTCGGTGTCGATGGCGGCCAAGAACATCGGCAGTGTGCCGGAGCCCGGCGAACTGTCCGATGTGGACAGAGAAATCCTCGCTGCGTCGCGGCACTCCTTCGACACCGTCGGTGGTCTGCTCGCGAAGTCGCGGCAGAAGGCGGCCATCACCGAGGTGATGCGGGTGGTCGGCGACGCCAACAAGTACCTCTCGGACCAGGCGCCCTGGAAGCTGCGCACGTCCGACCCGGCCCGGATGGAGTCGGTGCTGCACGTCGCGCTGCAACTCGTCGACGACTGCAAGGTGATGCTCACGCCGTTTCTCCCACACTCGGCGCAGCGGGTGCACGAGCTGCTCGGCAACACCGGCCGGTGGACGAGCAGTCCGGAGCTGCGTGAGGTCGACGAGGAGGGCGGCCGGCGTTACAGCATCCTCACCGGTGACTACGACACCGAGGCGCGATGGGAGTCGACACCGATCCGTCCGGGAACGCCGTTGCGGCCGCCGACACCTGTCTTCACCAAGCTCGATCCGTCGATCGTCGACGAGGAGCTCGCCCGGCTCACCGACCGTGCCTGA
- the corA gene encoding magnesium/cobalt transporter CorA, translated as MSSPLKITRRPIGRRHPTSRGTVVAAADVRECVVDCGLYVDGQRAPLTGGYAEAARTAREKDGFVWLGLHEPTAEQFAGIAAEFDLHPLAVEDAVNAHQRPKLERYDDTLFVVFVTVEYVEHEALTATSEIVNTGQVMVFTGPNFAITVRHGQHSALGAVRHRLDTDPGLLEHGPTAVLYAVADHVVDDYLAVAADVEVDVDEIETSVFSPQRSQDVERIYQLKREVLELRRAVLPLTGPLRMLAERHLSGVPDDIREYFRDVEDHLTRVRDQISGFDELLSSILQACLARVTMAENEDMRRISAWVAIAAVPTAICAIYGMNFRYMPELHWRFGYPMVLVLIAAICLLLYRGFRRNGWL; from the coding sequence ATGAGCAGCCCCCTGAAGATCACCCGGCGGCCGATCGGCCGTCGGCATCCCACCTCGCGCGGCACCGTGGTCGCGGCCGCCGACGTCCGTGAGTGCGTCGTCGACTGCGGCCTCTACGTCGACGGGCAGCGGGCGCCGCTCACCGGCGGCTACGCCGAAGCCGCCCGGACCGCGCGGGAGAAGGACGGTTTCGTCTGGCTCGGCCTGCACGAGCCGACCGCGGAGCAGTTCGCCGGCATCGCCGCCGAGTTCGACCTGCACCCGCTCGCCGTCGAGGACGCCGTCAACGCCCATCAGCGGCCGAAGCTCGAGCGCTACGACGACACGTTGTTCGTCGTCTTCGTCACGGTCGAGTACGTCGAGCACGAGGCCCTGACCGCCACCAGCGAGATCGTCAACACCGGCCAGGTCATGGTCTTCACCGGACCGAACTTCGCGATCACCGTGCGGCACGGGCAGCACAGCGCCCTCGGCGCGGTCCGGCACCGCCTCGACACCGATCCGGGTCTGCTCGAGCACGGTCCGACGGCCGTGCTCTACGCCGTCGCCGACCACGTCGTGGACGACTACCTCGCGGTCGCCGCCGACGTCGAGGTCGACGTGGACGAGATCGAGACGTCGGTCTTCTCACCGCAGCGGTCGCAGGACGTCGAGCGGATCTACCAGCTCAAGCGCGAGGTGCTCGAACTCCGGCGCGCCGTGCTTCCGCTGACCGGGCCGCTGCGGATGCTCGCCGAGCGCCACCTGTCCGGCGTACCGGACGACATCCGTGAGTACTTCCGGGACGTCGAGGACCACCTCACCCGGGTGCGCGACCAGATCAGCGGTTTCGACGAGCTGCTTTCCTCGATTCTGCAGGCCTGCCTCGCCCGGGTCACGATGGCCGAGAACGAGGACATGCGGCGGATCTCGGCGTGGGTGGCGATTGCCGCCGTCCCGACCGCGATCTGCGCCATCTACGGGATGAACTTCCGGTACATGCCGGAGTTGCACTGGAGATTCGGCTATCCGATGGTTCTCGTCCTGATCGCGGCGATCTGCCTGCTGCTCTACCGCGGCTTCCGCCGCAACGGCTGGCTGTAA
- the rsmI gene encoding 16S rRNA (cytidine(1402)-2'-O)-methyltransferase yields the protein MDPGTLILAGAPLGDVRDVSPRLRDALDGADLVAAEDTRRLMRLVADLGIARPARVVSYFDGNEESRTPELVDQLRAGRDVLLITDAGMPSVSDPGYRLVSAATDAGARVTCLPGPSAVTTALAVSGLPSDRFCFEGFLPRRPGRRRQALQGLSAERRTLVVFEAPHRLAAMLADAAEAFGDRPAAVCRELTKTHEEVRRGGLVELAGWAQAGVRGEVTVVIGGAPAPPPQDDPAVLAALVRDQIADGVPRRDAMSAVARSAGVPRRVVYDALLTEDRGPAPD from the coding sequence GTGGACCCGGGCACGTTGATACTGGCCGGCGCACCGCTCGGGGACGTCCGCGACGTCAGCCCACGGCTGCGGGACGCACTGGACGGGGCCGATCTGGTCGCGGCCGAGGACACCCGCCGGTTGATGCGGCTGGTCGCCGACCTCGGCATCGCGCGGCCCGCCCGGGTCGTCTCCTACTTCGACGGGAACGAAGAGTCCCGTACCCCGGAGCTCGTCGATCAACTGCGCGCCGGCCGGGACGTGCTGCTGATCACCGATGCGGGAATGCCCTCGGTCTCCGACCCGGGATACCGGTTGGTGAGCGCCGCGACCGACGCCGGCGCGCGGGTGACCTGCCTGCCCGGCCCGTCGGCGGTGACGACGGCGCTGGCGGTGTCCGGGCTGCCGAGCGACCGGTTCTGCTTCGAGGGCTTCCTGCCCCGCCGCCCCGGTCGGCGGCGGCAGGCCCTGCAGGGGCTAAGCGCCGAGCGGCGGACGTTGGTCGTCTTCGAGGCGCCGCACCGCCTGGCGGCGATGCTGGCGGACGCGGCCGAGGCGTTCGGCGACCGTCCCGCCGCGGTGTGCCGGGAGCTCACCAAGACTCACGAGGAGGTGCGCCGCGGCGGACTCGTCGAACTCGCCGGGTGGGCACAGGCAGGGGTCCGCGGCGAAGTCACCGTCGTGATCGGCGGGGCGCCGGCTCCGCCGCCGCAGGACGACCCGGCGGTGCTCGCCGCACTGGTGCGCGACCAGATCGCCGACGGCGTACCCCGCCGCGACGCGATGTCAGCGGTCGCCCGCTCGGCCGGCGTACCCCGCCGGGTCGTCTACGACGCCCTGCTCACCGAGGATCGCGGGCCGGCGCCGGACTGA
- a CDS encoding phospholipid carrier-dependent glycosyltransferase, which produces MAVTASDAEIDSAADPGAPPVAPLSAPDRLRPPPLPRSGLGWAVTLAVGAVAAVLRLWSVGFPGMKVFDEIYYTTNAVELLRQGYENNPARLFVVHPPLGKWCIAVGVAIFGNNAYGWRIPSAVAGTVAVVILIRVVRRMTRSTLLAGAAGLLLTLDGLSLVQSRTALLDIYLQVFILAGFACLVIDRDQVRERLAAAVPAGGVAGFGPWLGPRPWRLAGGVLLGASCGVKWSGVWFLAGFAVLSVFWDRGARKSAGARHPNAATAMRDLPGAVLSLVVAPVVTYLLTWTGWFLGENGYDRHWADGRATHWGFVPGVVRSLWHYHSEMLNFHEGLSSFHPYRSLPYSWLVDGRPVDYYYPQHVTGCGSKSCVREVLSIGTPALWWAFLPALVWMVWLLVARRDWRAGAVLMAFAAGWGSWLENTERTMFLFYMTPLVPFLIIGITLMLGAALGPPDAGPTRRKVGLLVLCAYLAVVVVNFAWLWPILTGQKITYADWQARMWFSSWI; this is translated from the coding sequence ATGGCGGTCACGGCATCCGACGCGGAGATCGACTCCGCCGCAGATCCCGGTGCCCCGCCGGTCGCGCCGTTGTCCGCGCCCGACCGCCTGCGCCCGCCGCCGCTCCCCCGGTCCGGCCTCGGCTGGGCCGTGACGCTGGCGGTGGGGGCCGTCGCGGCCGTTCTGCGGCTGTGGTCGGTCGGCTTCCCCGGCATGAAGGTCTTCGACGAGATCTACTACACGACCAACGCCGTCGAACTGCTGCGGCAAGGCTATGAGAACAATCCGGCGCGGCTCTTCGTCGTCCATCCGCCGCTGGGGAAGTGGTGCATCGCGGTCGGTGTCGCGATCTTCGGCAACAATGCCTACGGCTGGCGTATCCCGTCCGCGGTCGCCGGAACCGTCGCCGTCGTGATCCTGATCCGGGTCGTCCGTCGGATGACCCGGTCGACCCTGCTCGCCGGCGCCGCCGGGCTGCTCCTCACGCTCGACGGCTTGTCGCTCGTCCAGAGCCGTACCGCGCTGCTCGACATCTACCTGCAGGTCTTCATCCTCGCCGGGTTCGCCTGCCTGGTCATCGACCGGGACCAGGTGCGCGAACGACTCGCCGCGGCCGTGCCCGCCGGCGGCGTCGCCGGATTCGGGCCGTGGCTCGGCCCGCGGCCGTGGCGGCTGGCCGGCGGGGTGCTCCTCGGCGCGTCGTGCGGCGTGAAGTGGAGCGGGGTCTGGTTCCTCGCCGGTTTCGCGGTGCTCTCGGTGTTCTGGGATCGCGGCGCGCGTAAGTCGGCGGGGGCGCGTCACCCGAACGCGGCGACGGCGATGCGCGACCTGCCCGGCGCGGTCCTCTCCCTCGTTGTGGCCCCGGTGGTCACCTACCTGCTGACCTGGACCGGCTGGTTCCTGGGCGAGAACGGCTACGACCGGCACTGGGCGGACGGGCGGGCGACGCATTGGGGCTTCGTGCCCGGCGTAGTGCGGTCGTTGTGGCACTACCACTCCGAGATGCTCAACTTCCACGAAGGGCTCTCGAGCTTCCACCCGTACCGCTCGCTGCCCTACAGCTGGCTCGTCGACGGCCGGCCGGTCGACTACTACTACCCGCAGCACGTCACCGGGTGCGGGTCGAAGAGTTGCGTCCGCGAGGTCCTGTCGATCGGTACGCCGGCCCTGTGGTGGGCTTTTCTGCCCGCGCTGGTGTGGATGGTGTGGCTGCTGGTCGCCCGTCGCGACTGGCGGGCGGGCGCCGTACTGATGGCGTTCGCCGCGGGCTGGGGTTCGTGGCTGGAGAACACCGAGCGCACGATGTTCCTGTTCTACATGACGCCGCTCGTGCCGTTCCTGATCATCGGGATCACCTTGATGCTCGGCGCGGCACTCGGCCCGCCCGACGCCGGTCCGACGCGGCGCAAGGTGGGGCTGCTCGTGCTGTGCGCCTATCTCGCGGTGGTGGTGGTCAACTTCGCCTGGCTCTGGCCGATCCTCACCGGCCAGAAGATCACCTACGCCGACTGGCAGGCCAGGATGTGGTTCTCCTCCTGGATCTGA
- a CDS encoding XdhC family protein, producing MREVLADVLNWCRSGRGCATATVVATFRSAPRLPGAAMAVSADGVAVGSVSGGCVEGAVYELAQEVIGSGVPVLERYGVSDDDAFAVGLTCGGIIDVLVEPVPAGRLAELEAINEAVAGQRPVASATIISGPRPIGTRILIGPDTVTGSLGSIGLDVAVIDDARGMLEQGMTDVRRYGADGERRRDDLAVFVQSFAPPPRLLVFGAIDFAAAVASIGTFLGYQVTVCDARPVFATSKRLPHAAEVVVAWPHTYLAAEVSAGRIDDRTVVCVLTHDPKFDVPLLEVALRTPAAYIGAMGSRRTHDDRLAKLRELGLAEAELDRLASPIGLDLGARTPAETAVSVAAEIIALRRGGSGRRLADAQGRIHGAPARESVG from the coding sequence GTGCGTGAGGTCCTGGCCGACGTACTCAACTGGTGCCGCAGCGGTCGCGGCTGTGCGACCGCGACCGTCGTCGCCACGTTCCGCAGCGCGCCGCGGCTGCCCGGCGCCGCGATGGCCGTGTCGGCAGACGGTGTGGCGGTCGGCAGCGTGTCCGGCGGCTGCGTCGAGGGTGCGGTCTACGAACTTGCCCAGGAGGTCATCGGCAGCGGCGTTCCGGTGCTCGAGCGCTACGGCGTGAGTGACGATGACGCCTTCGCAGTGGGGCTGACCTGCGGCGGGATCATCGACGTCCTCGTCGAACCGGTCCCCGCCGGCCGGCTCGCCGAACTCGAGGCGATCAACGAGGCGGTCGCCGGCCAGCGGCCGGTCGCCAGCGCCACGATCATCTCCGGGCCGCGGCCGATCGGCACGCGGATCCTGATCGGACCGGACACGGTCACCGGATCGCTGGGCTCGATCGGTCTCGACGTGGCCGTCATCGATGACGCGCGGGGCATGCTCGAGCAAGGCATGACCGACGTACGACGATACGGGGCCGACGGCGAGCGTCGCCGCGACGACCTGGCCGTCTTCGTACAGTCCTTCGCGCCCCCGCCCAGGCTGCTCGTCTTCGGCGCCATCGACTTCGCCGCCGCCGTCGCCTCGATCGGAACCTTTCTCGGCTACCAGGTCACCGTCTGCGACGCGCGTCCCGTATTCGCCACCAGCAAACGCCTTCCGCACGCGGCCGAGGTGGTCGTGGCCTGGCCGCACACCTACCTCGCCGCCGAGGTCTCGGCCGGGCGGATCGACGACCGGACGGTCGTCTGCGTCCTCACCCACGACCCGAAATTCGACGTACCGCTGCTGGAGGTGGCGTTGCGTACACCGGCCGCCTACATCGGTGCAATGGGCAGCCGGCGGACCCATGACGACCGGCTCGCGAAGCTGCGCGAACTCGGCCTGGCCGAGGCCGAACTCGACCGCCTCGCGTCACCGATCGGCCTCGACCTCGGGGCCCGGACCCCCGCGGAAACGGCCGTGTCGGTCGCGGCGGAGATCATCGCGCTGCGTCGGGGCGGCTCGGGACGGCGACTGGCCGACGCGCAAGGGCGGATCCATGGCGCGCCGGCCCGTGAGAGCGTCGGTTGA
- a CDS encoding nucleotidyltransferase family protein produces MSGPAGLVLAAGAGRRFGSAKALATYQGERLVDRAIRLLRDGGCRPVIVVAGAAALDVDGADVVDNPDWSTGMGSSLRCGLAAVTADAVVVVPVDTPWLGAESVRRVIGAYDAGAALVTATYDGAQRHPVLLTQKHFADITRLAVGDRGARPYLRAHSDEVVEVRCDDTGSPDDVDTPADLRPC; encoded by the coding sequence TTGAGCGGGCCGGCCGGTCTGGTTCTCGCGGCCGGCGCCGGCCGCCGGTTCGGTTCGGCCAAGGCGCTGGCGACGTATCAGGGCGAGCGGCTCGTCGATCGCGCCATCCGGCTGCTCCGCGACGGCGGCTGCCGGCCGGTCATCGTCGTCGCGGGCGCCGCAGCACTCGACGTCGACGGCGCCGATGTCGTCGACAATCCGGATTGGTCCACCGGAATGGGCTCCTCGTTGCGGTGCGGACTCGCCGCGGTCACGGCGGATGCCGTGGTGGTGGTCCCGGTCGACACGCCCTGGCTCGGCGCGGAGTCGGTGCGGCGGGTGATCGGCGCCTACGACGCCGGCGCCGCTCTCGTCACCGCGACCTACGACGGCGCACAACGGCACCCCGTGCTGCTCACCCAAAAGCACTTTGCCGACATCACCCGGCTGGCGGTAGGCGACCGTGGCGCCCGGCCGTATCTGCGCGCCCATTCCGACGAGGTGGTCGAGGTGCGCTGTGACGACACCGGGTCACCGGACGACGTGGACACCCCGGCGGATCTCCGCCCGTGTTAG